A DNA window from Ctenopharyngodon idella isolate HZGC_01 chromosome 10, HZGC01, whole genome shotgun sequence contains the following coding sequences:
- the LOC127520980 gene encoding uncharacterized protein LOC127520980 isoform X1: protein MDLERGNVIAPYVGLTEPSDLNKNILICVPKINEGLTGVKRHEDCHCRTVIVCNQLSTKESRSLRRLTCDGTGLLSSKPCKSTSAVWCEINDDETEGKRKGGNLPDRPARPADGLYLSATLQPDLLKCRTEACLKVKWSTPAQKMINLARIHDKYGVKKFWEEKIESHVQRTGNEDSRMKNSALSKLREEWVQRLQFRNQHVIETMREEQIRRAQRVQGILKV, encoded by the exons atggatcttgagagaggaaatgtcattgctccctatgtaggcctcacggagccatcggatttaaacaaaaatatcttaatttgtgttccgaagatcaacgaaggtcttacgggtgtaaaacggcacgagg ACTGCCACTGCAGAACTGTCATTGTCTGCAATCag CTTTCTACTAAAGAGAGCCGGTCACTGAGGAGACTGACGTGTGATGGGACTGGCCTGCTTTCCTCTAAACCCTGTAAGTCCACAAGTGCCGTTTGGTGTG AAATAAACGATGATGAGACTGAAGGGAAGAGAAAGGGAGGGAATCTGCCAGATCGCCCAGCGAGGCCGGCAGATGGCCTGTACCTGAGTGCCACGCTTCAACCAGATCTTCT GAAGTGCAGGACTGAAGCTTGTTTGAAGGTTAAATGGTCAACACCTGCACAAAAG ATGATTAATTTGGCACGCATTCATGATAAATACGGGGTGAAGAAGTTTTGGGAAGAGAAGATTGAAAGCCACGTTCAGAGGACGGGAAATGAGGACTCAAGAATGAAGAACAGCGCTTTATCCAA GTTACGTGAAGAGTGGGTCCAGAGGCTTCAATTCCGGAACCAACATGTGATCGAGACCATGAGAGAGGAACAAATAAGAAGAGCTCAGAGGGTTCAAGGGATTTTAAAAGTTTAG
- the LOC127520980 gene encoding uncharacterized protein LOC127520980 isoform X2, whose protein sequence is MDLERGNVIAPYVGLTEPSDLNKNILICVPKINEGLTGVKRHEDCHCRTVIVCNQLSTKESRSLRRLTCDGTGLLSSKPCKSTSAVWCEINDDETEGKRKGGNLPDRPARPADGLYLSATLQPDLLKCRTEACLKVKWSTPAQKMINLARIHDKYGVKKFWEEKIESHVQRTGNEDSRMKNSALSKCVT, encoded by the exons atggatcttgagagaggaaatgtcattgctccctatgtaggcctcacggagccatcggatttaaacaaaaatatcttaatttgtgttccgaagatcaacgaaggtcttacgggtgtaaaacggcacgagg ACTGCCACTGCAGAACTGTCATTGTCTGCAATCag CTTTCTACTAAAGAGAGCCGGTCACTGAGGAGACTGACGTGTGATGGGACTGGCCTGCTTTCCTCTAAACCCTGTAAGTCCACAAGTGCCGTTTGGTGTG AAATAAACGATGATGAGACTGAAGGGAAGAGAAAGGGAGGGAATCTGCCAGATCGCCCAGCGAGGCCGGCAGATGGCCTGTACCTGAGTGCCACGCTTCAACCAGATCTTCT GAAGTGCAGGACTGAAGCTTGTTTGAAGGTTAAATGGTCAACACCTGCACAAAAG ATGATTAATTTGGCACGCATTCATGATAAATACGGGGTGAAGAAGTTTTGGGAAGAGAAGATTGAAAGCCACGTTCAGAGGACGGGAAATGAGGACTCAAGAATGAAGAACAGCGCTTTATCCAAGTGT GTTACGTGA